A genomic window from Pecten maximus chromosome 2, xPecMax1.1, whole genome shotgun sequence includes:
- the LOC117315712 gene encoding uncharacterized protein LOC117315712 isoform X1: protein MFLERRHKGLLYIHAKEGGQHEKENYNSKVGNMTQFVGALLLAVLTGTVSVVSGFINCYTCSYTITAAPWITFECANDTDHVTTGSPKVQCDDSLHCVTKVVYNADLTQIKSVTRGCFVPDPFKCGVNCCDQSIYDVSCQYQCRSDSCNNRDVTAKLKRQTGTASSTSPTVTMTCALMFCYFILYIFVGIK, encoded by the exons ATGTTCCTAGAACGGAGACACAAAGGAttgttatacatacatg CTAAGGAAGGAGGACAACACGAGAAGGAAAACTATAATTCTAAAGTTGGAAACATGACGCAATTCGTTGGAGCATTGTTGTTGGCGGTTCTTACAG GCACCGTATCTGTGGTGTCCGGCTTCATCAACTGTTACACGTGTTCATACACGATAACTGCCGCACCCTGGATCACCTTTGAATGCGCCAATGACACAGATCACGTGACAACAGGATCCCCAAAGGTGCAATGTGACGACTCGTTGCATTGCGTCACAAAGGTGGTTTACAACGCAg ATCTTACACAAATAAAATCGGTCACACGAGGATGCTTTGTACCAGACCCCTTCAAGTGCGGTGTGAATTGTTGTGACCAGAGTATATATGACGTTTCTTGCCAGTACCAATGTCGTTCTGATAGCTGTAACAACAGGGATGTCACCGCCAAACTGAAGCGACAGACCGGTACGGCTTCCTCTACCAGTCCAACTGTCACCATGACATGCGCTCTGATGTTTtgttactttattttatatatttttgttggcATTAAATAA
- the LOC117315712 gene encoding uncharacterized protein LOC117315712 isoform X2, producing the protein MTQFVGALLLAVLTGTVSVVSGFINCYTCSYTITAAPWITFECANDTDHVTTGSPKVQCDDSLHCVTKVVYNADLTQIKSVTRGCFVPDPFKCGVNCCDQSIYDVSCQYQCRSDSCNNRDVTAKLKRQTGTASSTSPTVTMTCALMFCYFILYIFVGIK; encoded by the exons ATGACGCAATTCGTTGGAGCATTGTTGTTGGCGGTTCTTACAG GCACCGTATCTGTGGTGTCCGGCTTCATCAACTGTTACACGTGTTCATACACGATAACTGCCGCACCCTGGATCACCTTTGAATGCGCCAATGACACAGATCACGTGACAACAGGATCCCCAAAGGTGCAATGTGACGACTCGTTGCATTGCGTCACAAAGGTGGTTTACAACGCAg ATCTTACACAAATAAAATCGGTCACACGAGGATGCTTTGTACCAGACCCCTTCAAGTGCGGTGTGAATTGTTGTGACCAGAGTATATATGACGTTTCTTGCCAGTACCAATGTCGTTCTGATAGCTGTAACAACAGGGATGTCACCGCCAAACTGAAGCGACAGACCGGTACGGCTTCCTCTACCAGTCCAACTGTCACCATGACATGCGCTCTGATGTTTtgttactttattttatatatttttgttggcATTAAATAA